From the genome of Roseofilum capinflatum BLCC-M114, one region includes:
- the cobU gene encoding bifunctional adenosylcobinamide kinase/adenosylcobinamide-phosphate guanylyltransferase: protein MVSHLWGSGRVILVTGPARSGKSEWAETLAEQSEKPVIYVATAQRDPTDEEWQQRIARHQQRRPGQWQTREVPRALSQCLEEGECGECLLVDSLGTWLANCLDLEDEAWLSMEQEFLSQVKQTQADLILVAEETGWGIVPAYPLGRTFRDRLGNLIRHVGAIANPVYLVTGGYALNLTVLGTPLTPNL from the coding sequence ATGGTCAGTCATCTCTGGGGTTCAGGAAGGGTCATCCTGGTAACGGGGCCAGCGCGATCGGGTAAAAGTGAATGGGCGGAAACTCTAGCCGAACAGAGTGAAAAACCGGTGATTTATGTGGCGACTGCCCAACGCGATCCCACGGATGAAGAATGGCAACAGCGCATTGCACGACATCAACAGCGAAGACCTGGACAATGGCAAACGAGGGAGGTTCCCAGGGCGTTAAGCCAGTGTCTGGAAGAGGGTGAGTGTGGGGAATGTTTATTGGTTGATTCTTTAGGTACTTGGTTAGCCAACTGTCTGGATCTAGAGGATGAGGCTTGGTTATCGATGGAGCAAGAGTTTTTATCTCAGGTCAAACAAACGCAAGCGGATCTGATTTTGGTGGCTGAGGAAACGGGATGGGGCATAGTTCCAGCATATCCATTGGGGCGAACTTTCCGCGATCGCCTAGGAAACTTAATTCGTCATGTGGGAGCGATCGCAAATCCGGTGTACCTAGTCACAGGTGGCTATGCCCTCAATTTAACGGTGTTAGGGACTCCATTAACCCCCAATCTTTAG